One genomic window of Gimesia chilikensis includes the following:
- a CDS encoding glycine cleavage system protein H: protein MPDDLVFMMGNFEARIPQDRVYSKSHLWLLPQEDHYRVGFTAYSVRLLQDVYFLDWFIDPFTVVREKQKIGEIESSKALSDLFSPSEGKILEFNEALLNDPSAINQSDNYDKGWLFEMESDAQWLTPPEYLQLLDSVWEQTQRIIKGQLN from the coding sequence ATGCCTGACGATCTTGTCTTTATGATGGGGAATTTCGAGGCCCGAATTCCTCAGGACCGTGTTTATAGTAAGTCACACCTGTGGTTACTGCCGCAGGAGGACCATTACCGCGTCGGATTTACGGCTTACTCGGTTCGGCTGTTGCAGGATGTTTATTTCCTGGACTGGTTTATCGATCCGTTTACCGTGGTGCGGGAAAAACAGAAAATCGGGGAGATCGAAAGTTCCAAGGCACTGTCTGACCTGTTTTCCCCCTCGGAAGGCAAGATCCTGGAATTTAACGAAGCACTGTTGAACGACCCCTCGGCCATCAATCAGTCGGACAATTACGACAAAGGCTGGCTGTTTGAGATGGAGTCGGATGCCCAGTGGTTGACCCCACCCGAGTATCTGCAACTATTAGACAGTGTGTGGGAACAGACACAGCGGATCATCAAAGGACAACTCAACTGA
- a CDS encoding GntR family transcriptional regulator translates to MFSAHDVLETTTPAGLSEADATRTKYERIGEHLKRQIREGQILPGTALPSEQQLASLFDSARSTVRQAMGLLEREGLVSRVQGKGTFVSDQARQRLSCGLDILALVIPEVLSGFYPSLQHSFEESASQTQNQMLVCCTRNNIDKQGNVILQLIDNQVGGVAIVPASTPPTPGYQIRQLQKAGIPVVLCHRPVEGITAPLLGLPFREIGRLAGDALVEQGHRRCGFFAPHRTRTTDLYLEGFQQALADVGCTLAEEHSYFGAPGVIDMQELDAEIASTLQQMLEQPDRPTAIFTSFDSMAERIYLHLTKMGLRMPEDISLIGVGDQVRHSVLQQQIASVTVDETRLGHRAAELLNQMRTGGMAIETTLTEVMPVEVYQGTTLGPVNTNV, encoded by the coding sequence TTGTTTTCCGCTCATGACGTCTTAGAAACGACAACTCCCGCCGGGCTCTCAGAAGCAGATGCCACGCGGACCAAGTACGAGCGGATCGGAGAACATCTCAAGCGACAGATACGGGAAGGCCAGATTCTGCCGGGAACGGCCCTGCCTTCTGAACAACAGTTAGCCAGCCTGTTCGACAGCGCGCGGAGCACGGTGCGGCAGGCAATGGGACTGCTGGAACGCGAGGGCCTGGTGAGCCGGGTCCAGGGCAAAGGAACCTTTGTCAGTGACCAGGCCCGTCAACGACTCTCCTGCGGACTGGACATTCTGGCGCTGGTGATTCCCGAAGTCCTGTCCGGCTTCTACCCCTCGCTACAGCACAGCTTCGAAGAGTCGGCGAGCCAGACTCAGAATCAAATGCTGGTCTGCTGCACGCGAAACAACATCGATAAACAGGGCAACGTCATCTTACAACTAATCGATAACCAGGTCGGGGGCGTGGCGATCGTGCCCGCCAGTACGCCCCCGACTCCTGGTTATCAGATCCGTCAGCTGCAGAAAGCGGGGATTCCCGTGGTGCTCTGCCATCGTCCGGTGGAAGGCATTACTGCGCCACTACTGGGACTCCCCTTTCGCGAAATCGGCCGACTGGCGGGAGACGCGCTGGTGGAACAGGGACACCGCCGCTGCGGGTTCTTCGCCCCGCACCGTACACGGACAACCGATTTATATCTGGAGGGATTCCAGCAGGCCCTGGCCGACGTCGGCTGCACACTGGCAGAGGAGCACAGTTATTTCGGTGCACCCGGCGTGATCGACATGCAGGAACTGGATGCGGAGATCGCGTCCACCCTGCAGCAGATGCTGGAACAGCCCGACCGTCCGACGGCCATCTTCACGTCGTTCGATTCGATGGCCGAACGGATTTATCTGCACCTGACCAAAATGGGACTGCGGATGCCGGAAGACATCTCGCTGATTGGCGTGGGCGACCAGGTCCGTCACAGCGTGCTGCAGCAGCAGATCGCTTCTGTCACCGTGGATGAAACCCGCCTGGGACATCGGGCGGCAGAACTTTTAAACCAGATGCGAACAGGAGGCATGGCCATCGAAACCACACTGACGGAAGTCATGCCTGTCGAAGTTTACCAGGGGACGACCCTGGGACCTGTAAATACGAACGTTTGA
- a CDS encoding DUF1559 domain-containing protein, whose protein sequence is MQSNVLKRRGFTLIELLVVIAIIAILIALLLPAVQQAREAARRSQCKNNLKQMGLATHNYHDAHGVFPISHGDTGNSFGWRTMILPYIDQAPLYNKINFSGNIVDTGNLTVAQTPLAVYRCPSDPTPDRVSGGNLVWSNWCFPASCPSSSRNNIAVTTYKGVDGRGYDQTATASPIPQGMFDRRMGLRASGGGGSIVTPNRTMKMRDVLDGTSNVLFVGENSPGFHAWSSWAAWHSPMTTAYPINHPFRVWPSAQTRISSGAHGWVDGFASSSYHVGGAHFMMVDGSVHFFSENMDFQTYQQLGNPQDGLPTGGFTY, encoded by the coding sequence ATGCAAAGCAACGTCTTGAAACGTCGTGGATTCACACTGATTGAACTGCTTGTGGTCATCGCGATTATCGCGATCCTGATCGCCCTGCTACTGCCGGCGGTCCAGCAGGCACGAGAAGCAGCCCGCCGCAGTCAGTGTAAAAACAATCTCAAACAGATGGGACTGGCGACTCACAATTATCACGATGCCCATGGTGTCTTCCCCATCAGTCATGGGGATACCGGCAATTCGTTCGGCTGGCGGACGATGATTCTGCCTTATATCGATCAGGCGCCGCTCTACAACAAGATTAATTTCAGCGGGAACATTGTCGATACGGGTAACCTGACCGTGGCCCAGACTCCCCTGGCCGTCTACCGCTGTCCCAGCGATCCGACGCCGGATCGCGTGAGCGGAGGCAACCTGGTCTGGTCAAACTGGTGTTTTCCCGCAAGTTGTCCTTCCAGCTCCCGGAATAACATTGCCGTCACCACTTATAAAGGGGTCGACGGACGAGGCTACGACCAGACGGCGACTGCGTCACCCATTCCGCAGGGAATGTTCGACCGTCGGATGGGGCTGCGCGCCAGTGGTGGCGGGGGTTCGATTGTGACGCCCAACCGGACAATGAAAATGCGTGACGTGCTGGACGGCACTTCTAATGTGCTGTTTGTAGGAGAGAACTCTCCCGGTTTCCACGCCTGGTCTTCCTGGGCGGCCTGGCATTCCCCGATGACCACCGCTTATCCGATCAATCATCCGTTTCGCGTCTGGCCGAGTGCCCAGACCCGCATCAGTTCGGGAGCTCACGGCTGGGTCGATGGCTTTGCCTCTTCCAGTTATCACGTCGGCGGTGCGCACTTCATGATGGTGGATGGAAGCGTGCATTTCTTCAGCGAGAACATGGACTTCCAGACGTATCAGCAACTGGGAAATCCTCAAGACGGTCTGCCCACAGGTGGATTCACTTACTGA
- a CDS encoding carboxypeptidase-like regulatory domain-containing protein → MIPFCRLTMTGSLLLMLLIASGCGGKQEDLPETVAVSGMVTYKGAPVPEATIMLYPVQGRKPASGRTDADGKFTLTTFNKDDGALPGEHQVTVNAFQSTPEGVSMKSSIPIKYSNPSSSPLKVTVAEGDEDLKLELTD, encoded by the coding sequence ATGATTCCGTTTTGCCGCCTGACGATGACAGGCTCTTTGTTGCTGATGTTATTGATCGCGTCCGGCTGTGGCGGGAAACAGGAAGACCTGCCGGAAACCGTCGCGGTTTCCGGGATGGTGACCTACAAGGGAGCACCGGTTCCCGAAGCCACGATCATGCTCTACCCGGTCCAGGGACGTAAGCCGGCGTCGGGGCGAACGGATGCGGATGGAAAGTTCACGCTGACCACGTTCAATAAAGACGATGGTGCCCTGCCTGGCGAACATCAGGTGACGGTGAATGCGTTTCAGTCGACGCCTGAGGGGGTATCGATGAAAAGTTCCATCCCGATCAAGTATTCGAACCCGAGCAGTTCGCCTTTGAAGGTGACTGTTGCTGAAGGGGATGAGGATCTGAAACTGGAACTGACGGATTGA
- a CDS encoding DUF817 domain-containing protein, whose protein sequence is MKTFLYEFWLFGIKQASACIFGGFLLAMIIITRFWYPFESLYRYDFLFLAAVGFQIFLLAFRLESPKEAVVILIFHIVATIMELFKTSDGIKSWQYPEPFVIGIGNVPLFAGFMYSAVGSYIARVWRIFDFRYSSYPPLWTMVVLVTLIYINFFSHHYVTDIRWLLIIASLVMFGRVQIYFRMDQIHRHMPLVVGWLLVALFIWFAENISTFANVWVYPTQQHQWQPVSITKLVAWYLLMLLSFVLVSLVNRPTIMPPAIVEEEQAAN, encoded by the coding sequence CTGAAAACATTCCTGTATGAATTCTGGCTCTTCGGTATCAAACAGGCCTCGGCCTGTATCTTCGGCGGGTTCCTGCTGGCGATGATCATCATCACCCGCTTCTGGTACCCCTTCGAATCGCTCTACCGCTACGATTTCCTCTTCCTGGCCGCCGTTGGTTTCCAGATCTTCCTGCTTGCCTTTCGTCTGGAGTCACCGAAAGAGGCGGTCGTGATTCTGATCTTTCACATTGTCGCGACCATCATGGAACTCTTCAAAACCTCCGACGGCATTAAGTCCTGGCAGTATCCCGAACCATTCGTGATCGGCATCGGCAACGTCCCCCTGTTTGCCGGCTTCATGTACAGCGCGGTCGGAAGTTACATCGCCCGCGTCTGGCGGATCTTCGACTTTCGCTATTCGAGCTATCCGCCGCTCTGGACCATGGTCGTGCTGGTGACGCTGATTTACATCAACTTTTTTTCACACCATTACGTCACCGACATCCGCTGGCTGCTGATTATCGCCAGCCTGGTCATGTTCGGCCGCGTGCAGATCTATTTTCGCATGGACCAGATTCACCGACACATGCCCCTGGTCGTCGGCTGGTTGCTCGTTGCGCTCTTTATCTGGTTCGCCGAGAACATCTCGACGTTTGCCAATGTCTGGGTTTACCCCACACAACAGCACCAATGGCAACCCGTCTCCATCACCAAGCTCGTCGCCTGGTATCTGCTGATGCTGCTCAGCTTCGTCCTCGTCTCCCTCGTCAACCGCCCTACAATCATGCCCCCCGCAATCGTGGAGGAAGAGCAAGCAGCGAACTAA
- a CDS encoding sulfatase-like hydrolase/transferase, giving the protein MRSAILVGLTTLFTLSCSLVFAADAQPETPRRPNVILLLSDDQRPDTIAALGNPVIKTPNLDQLVKQGTSFTRATCANPICTPSRAEILTGVGGFHNGSMDFGKPIKSDLPTWSETMHKAGYNSWFVGKWHNDGKPVIRGYDETLGLFTGGGGRWAVPSYDGNGLLVTGYRGWIFQDDERHFFPEKGVGLTSNISEHFADAAIEFIERKHSKPYFLHVCFTAPHDPLLMPIGYEQYYNPDEMPVPKNFLPEHPFDHGNFDGRDEKLLPWPRTKKVVQNDLSLYYSVISHLDSQVGRIVEALKKSGQWDNTILIYSSDHGLAVGSHGLRGKQNMYEHTINVPMIIVGPGVPADQRSAAQCYLRDLYPTSCDLAGIPIPKSVEGKSLKPVLTGKQEEIYEEIYGYFRDFQRMIRTDRWKLILYPHLDRVQLFDLQNDPLEMHDLSEDPAHQQTRDALLRRLNDWRKSQNDKSLASAKSS; this is encoded by the coding sequence ATGCGATCTGCGATTTTAGTTGGTTTAACAACACTGTTTACGCTCTCCTGCTCCCTCGTTTTCGCCGCTGATGCGCAGCCTGAAACGCCCCGGCGACCCAATGTGATCCTGCTGCTCTCGGACGACCAGCGCCCCGATACCATCGCCGCCCTCGGAAACCCGGTCATCAAGACCCCCAACCTGGATCAACTCGTTAAACAGGGAACCAGCTTCACCCGCGCGACCTGTGCCAATCCGATCTGTACCCCCAGTCGTGCGGAAATCCTCACCGGTGTTGGTGGATTCCATAACGGTTCGATGGACTTCGGCAAGCCGATCAAATCCGATCTCCCCACCTGGTCCGAAACCATGCACAAAGCGGGCTACAACTCCTGGTTTGTCGGGAAGTGGCACAATGACGGCAAGCCGGTAATCCGGGGCTATGATGAGACACTGGGACTGTTTACCGGCGGCGGCGGTCGCTGGGCGGTTCCCTCCTACGATGGCAACGGTCTGCTTGTGACCGGCTACCGTGGCTGGATCTTTCAGGATGACGAGCGTCACTTCTTCCCGGAGAAAGGGGTCGGGCTGACCTCCAATATCAGCGAACACTTCGCTGACGCAGCCATCGAATTCATCGAACGCAAACACAGCAAACCCTACTTCCTCCACGTCTGCTTCACCGCCCCCCACGATCCGCTGCTCATGCCCATCGGCTACGAACAATACTACAACCCCGACGAAATGCCCGTTCCCAAAAACTTCCTGCCCGAGCACCCCTTTGATCACGGGAACTTCGACGGTCGCGATGAAAAACTGCTGCCCTGGCCTCGAACTAAGAAGGTCGTACAGAACGATCTCTCCCTGTATTACTCGGTGATTTCGCATCTGGACTCGCAAGTCGGACGGATTGTGGAAGCCCTGAAGAAATCGGGACAGTGGGACAATACCATTCTGATTTACTCCAGCGATCACGGCCTCGCTGTCGGCAGCCACGGACTGCGGGGCAAGCAGAACATGTACGAACACACGATCAACGTTCCGATGATCATCGTCGGTCCCGGCGTCCCCGCCGATCAACGCTCGGCCGCGCAGTGCTATCTCCGCGATCTCTATCCCACCAGCTGTGACCTCGCAGGCATCCCCATTCCCAAATCGGTCGAAGGCAAAAGTCTGAAACCCGTCCTCACCGGAAAGCAGGAGGAGATCTACGAGGAAATCTACGGCTACTTCCGCGACTTCCAGCGCATGATCCGTACCGACCGCTGGAAGCTGATCCTCTATCCGCACCTCGATCGGGTCCAGCTCTTCGATCTTCAAAATGACCCTCTGGAGATGCACGACCTCTCCGAGGACCCCGCTCATCAACAGACCCGCGACGCTCTGCTCCGCCGCCTGAACGACTGGCGGAAGTCGCAGAACGACAAGTCGCTCGCTTCGGCAAAATCTTCCTGA
- a CDS encoding DUF6263 family protein, giving the protein MQGKRYISWMIGIVILAGTGWSFLNKQQNESSEKVEDVKPPGAVAEQTQQPPVEVAPVSLREEKLEVLELNLAVNQRFPMIKTVEQTLSQASAAGVVQSKSKLELILALTVEELHDDGRKRLRVQYSGVKYSHDIAGEKVSFDSNRSSGPAPPEVQAYQGLVQNGFSFWIGPDNKIIELVGFDQFMQRCLQNTPVSQRETVLAKISETSGDDGVANFIDDSIGLLPYNINKEHQGGAVRVGESWTKTRRLTQPIPMVLKTEYTLRELNENIARINIAGDIAASKISSPINQHGKSVQLFIRGGKSFGSCLIDRQTGLPLESKIDRFLETTVKLENGKEFEQQKQIVTTIRAFPHQEERPLGPSAKITPRSNPKPAAN; this is encoded by the coding sequence ATGCAGGGCAAGCGTTATATCAGCTGGATGATCGGAATTGTGATTCTTGCCGGGACCGGCTGGTCCTTTTTGAACAAGCAGCAGAACGAATCGTCGGAAAAGGTGGAAGACGTCAAACCTCCCGGAGCGGTCGCGGAACAGACTCAGCAACCGCCTGTGGAAGTCGCTCCGGTTTCACTGCGTGAAGAAAAGTTAGAGGTGCTGGAGCTGAACCTGGCCGTCAATCAGCGTTTCCCGATGATCAAGACGGTGGAGCAGACGCTGTCGCAGGCCTCGGCTGCCGGGGTCGTGCAGAGTAAATCGAAACTGGAGCTGATTCTGGCACTGACGGTAGAGGAGCTTCACGATGACGGTCGCAAGCGTTTGCGCGTGCAGTATTCGGGGGTGAAATATTCACATGATATCGCCGGCGAGAAAGTCTCGTTCGATTCCAATCGTAGCTCGGGCCCTGCACCACCGGAGGTCCAGGCTTACCAGGGGCTCGTGCAGAACGGGTTCTCCTTCTGGATTGGACCGGATAACAAAATCATCGAGCTGGTCGGCTTTGATCAGTTTATGCAACGCTGTCTGCAGAATACGCCGGTCAGTCAGCGGGAAACCGTGCTGGCGAAGATCTCTGAAACATCGGGAGACGACGGCGTGGCCAACTTCATCGACGACAGTATTGGTCTGCTGCCTTATAACATCAACAAGGAGCATCAAGGGGGCGCGGTGCGTGTGGGCGAGAGCTGGACGAAAACCCGGCGCCTGACGCAGCCGATTCCGATGGTCCTGAAGACTGAGTACACGCTGCGGGAGCTCAACGAAAATATCGCCCGGATCAATATTGCCGGTGACATCGCAGCTTCGAAGATCAGCAGTCCGATCAACCAGCATGGGAAATCGGTGCAGTTGTTTATCCGGGGCGGGAAATCGTTTGGCAGCTGTCTGATTGATCGCCAGACGGGGCTGCCGCTGGAATCCAAGATTGACCGCTTCCTCGAGACGACCGTCAAACTGGAGAACGGCAAAGAATTCGAACAGCAGAAACAGATCGTGACGACAATCCGGGCCTTTCCACATCAGGAAGAACGCCCGCTGGGTCCCTCGGCGAAGATTACGCCGCGGAGTAATCCAAAGCCGGCTGCGAATTGA
- a CDS encoding class I SAM-dependent methyltransferase — protein MGQKQCDLCAGTEFEQIGTRDRHHQPLESVICKTCGLVAHGQVPSDEELARYYATEYRQSYHGEMTPSDRRVMRAWNNGERIFSQLQPHIEPDMEVFEVGAGIGCTVKVFELNGHASRGIEPGEGFQNYSQQQLLTNVVRGDLFEQPRDKSHELILLVHVIEHFNSPRKALEYIRGMLSDNGLFYVECPNIAAPFARRSKMFHYAHIHNFTPSSLKMLAESCGFKLVQQFGTQEDPNLQMLFSCSDSTELTIDPDNYRETMQVINAATPLKYHLRPYYFTSRVKKVSSYLKEHLSAKQFVVDVIQECQKFAAEQEDEAPESLRSAA, from the coding sequence ATGGGACAAAAGCAATGCGATCTCTGTGCAGGAACCGAGTTTGAACAGATTGGAACCCGGGACCGACACCACCAGCCTCTGGAAAGCGTGATCTGCAAGACCTGTGGCCTGGTCGCCCATGGTCAGGTTCCCAGCGACGAAGAGCTTGCCCGCTATTATGCCACCGAGTATCGCCAGAGCTACCACGGCGAAATGACTCCTTCCGATCGCCGCGTGATGCGGGCCTGGAATAACGGCGAACGAATTTTCAGTCAACTGCAGCCCCACATCGAACCCGATATGGAAGTCTTCGAAGTCGGTGCAGGCATTGGCTGCACCGTCAAAGTCTTTGAACTGAATGGACACGCTTCGCGGGGAATTGAACCGGGCGAAGGTTTCCAGAATTATTCGCAGCAGCAACTCCTGACCAACGTCGTCCGCGGAGATCTCTTCGAGCAGCCCCGCGACAAGAGCCATGAGCTGATTCTGCTCGTCCACGTGATTGAGCACTTTAACTCGCCTCGCAAAGCCCTCGAATACATTCGCGGCATGCTCTCCGACAACGGACTGTTCTACGTCGAATGTCCGAACATCGCGGCTCCCTTTGCCCGACGCAGCAAAATGTTCCATTACGCTCACATTCATAACTTCACTCCCTCCAGCCTCAAAATGCTGGCCGAGAGCTGTGGCTTCAAGCTGGTGCAGCAGTTCGGCACTCAGGAAGATCCCAACCTGCAGATGCTCTTCTCCTGCAGCGATTCAACCGAACTCACCATCGATCCGGATAATTACCGCGAAACGATGCAGGTCATCAACGCGGCTACTCCTCTGAAGTATCACCTGCGGCCGTATTACTTCACATCGCGCGTGAAGAAGGTCTCCAGCTACCTCAAGGAGCACCTGTCAGCCAAACAGTTCGTGGTAGACGTCATTCAGGAATGCCAGAAGTTCGCCGCAGAACAGGAAGACGAAGCTCCCGAATCACTGCGTTCAGCTGCGTGA
- a CDS encoding pyruvate carboxylase, translated as MSEGKIKKLLVANRSEIAIRIFRSTHELGIRTVGIYTHEDRYALHRTKADEAYQIGKPGHPVKSYLDIDAIITLAKQKKIDAIHPGYGFLSENAEFAQACKDAGIIFVGPQVETLKSLGDKISARKIAEQAGVPVLGGSGEAITDTAEGRKTAQTIGFPIILKAAHGGGGRGMRVVQTEKEFDAAYEQARSESLAAFGSPDVFVEKFISRARHIEVQLLGDKHGGLVHLYERDCSVQRRHQKVVEIAPAPNLDASVREALCNAALKIGRSVNYESAGTVEFLLDDETNQFYFIEVNPRIQVEHTVTEQVTGVDIVKSQILLAQGAKLSDTGIGINSQEEIKTHGFALQCRVTTEDPANKFMPDYGRVAHYRSASGMGVRLDAGTAFSGAMVFPYYDSLLVKVTTWARTFKDASARTERCLQEFRIRGVKTNIPFLLKLVTHPTFIKGECITRFIDETPELFKFPKRHDRATKLLTYLSETIVNGNSLVKDRAKAKRRMPAPVPSYNKKQIDPPEGMRQKLLELGSEKFSKWILDQKQLLLTDTSFRDAHQSLYATRFRTHDMLQIAEVYAHNCPQLFSLEMWGGATFDTSMRFLKESPWQRLADMRERVPNILFQMLIRASSAVGYTNYPDNVVRAFVKEAAAAGIDVFRVFDALNWVPNMKVAMEEVQKSGAICEASICYTGDILDPSKSKYDLKYYVKMAKELENMGAHILAIKDMAGLCKPYAAELLVKTLKQEIGIPIHFHTHDTIGGQAASILKAAEAGLDIADGAVPSMSGGTSQPNLTTVIESQRFAEHQPQVNVEHLDEISEYWRAVRNFYTAFESPVLPAGANLYDHQMPGGQYTNLLQQAQSLGLGDRWSEVCHVYAEVNQLLGDIVKVTPTSKAVGDMALFLVANDLTCDDVVNGDRDLAFPESVLDLVSGRMGQTPGGFPDAVQKRILRGEEPLTERPGSILAPADFEDAAKTVQEMINRTPTDQEVVSYLLYPKVFEDFAAHQKAYYDTSGLPTYAFFNGLEPEEEIAVDIAPGKTLIIKFLAVGKPQTDGCRTVFFELNGQPREVVIVDKSLKPQNDTRRKADPSDQKQIGSVMPGVVVSLTIKVGSKVKAGDQLLMLEAMKMQTSVISEQDGVVKEILIEPGTQVESGDLLIVLE; from the coding sequence ATGTCTGAGGGTAAGATTAAAAAGCTGCTCGTTGCCAACCGAAGCGAAATTGCGATTCGAATTTTTCGCAGTACTCACGAACTGGGGATTCGCACGGTCGGCATCTATACCCATGAAGATCGTTACGCCCTGCACCGGACCAAGGCAGACGAAGCCTACCAGATTGGTAAGCCAGGCCATCCTGTGAAATCCTACCTGGATATCGACGCCATCATCACACTGGCGAAGCAGAAGAAAATCGACGCCATCCACCCTGGCTACGGTTTCCTCTCCGAAAACGCGGAATTCGCCCAGGCCTGTAAAGACGCCGGCATCATTTTCGTCGGTCCTCAGGTCGAGACACTCAAATCACTGGGAGACAAGATCTCGGCCCGTAAAATTGCCGAGCAGGCAGGTGTTCCCGTTCTCGGCGGTAGTGGCGAAGCGATTACCGATACCGCAGAAGGACGCAAAACCGCTCAAACCATCGGCTTCCCGATCATTCTGAAAGCAGCCCACGGCGGTGGTGGTCGTGGGATGCGTGTTGTCCAGACGGAGAAAGAATTCGACGCTGCTTACGAGCAGGCCCGCAGTGAATCGCTGGCAGCCTTCGGCAGTCCCGATGTATTCGTCGAAAAATTCATCTCCCGAGCCCGTCATATTGAAGTCCAGCTGCTGGGTGATAAGCACGGCGGTCTGGTTCATCTTTACGAACGTGACTGTTCGGTACAGCGTCGTCACCAGAAGGTCGTGGAAATCGCCCCCGCTCCGAACCTGGATGCCTCGGTTCGCGAAGCTCTCTGTAATGCCGCTTTGAAAATTGGTCGGAGCGTGAATTACGAGTCGGCTGGTACTGTCGAATTTCTGCTGGATGATGAGACGAACCAGTTCTACTTCATCGAAGTGAATCCTCGTATCCAGGTCGAACACACTGTGACGGAACAGGTCACCGGTGTTGATATCGTCAAATCACAGATCCTGCTCGCCCAGGGCGCTAAGCTTTCAGATACCGGAATCGGCATCAACTCTCAAGAAGAAATCAAGACTCACGGTTTTGCGCTGCAGTGCCGCGTGACGACCGAAGATCCTGCGAACAAGTTCATGCCCGACTATGGACGCGTTGCACACTATCGCTCAGCCAGCGGCATGGGCGTCCGCCTCGATGCGGGAACCGCATTCTCCGGTGCAATGGTCTTCCCTTACTACGACTCACTGCTGGTCAAGGTGACCACCTGGGCGCGGACCTTCAAAGATGCTTCTGCCCGTACGGAACGCTGTCTGCAGGAATTCCGGATTCGTGGCGTGAAAACGAACATTCCGTTCCTGTTGAAACTGGTCACGCACCCGACCTTCATCAAGGGTGAGTGTATTACCCGGTTCATCGATGAGACGCCGGAACTGTTCAAGTTCCCCAAACGTCACGACCGGGCCACCAAACTGCTGACCTACCTGTCAGAGACGATCGTGAACGGCAACTCGCTGGTCAAAGACCGTGCGAAAGCAAAGCGACGGATGCCGGCTCCTGTGCCCTCATATAACAAAAAGCAGATCGATCCACCGGAGGGCATGCGACAGAAGCTGCTCGAACTGGGGTCAGAGAAATTCAGCAAATGGATCCTGGATCAGAAACAGCTGCTGCTGACGGACACATCCTTCCGCGATGCCCATCAGTCGCTGTACGCTACCCGTTTCCGTACACACGACATGCTGCAGATCGCAGAAGTTTACGCCCATAACTGCCCGCAGCTGTTCTCGCTGGAAATGTGGGGTGGAGCGACCTTCGATACCTCCATGCGGTTCCTGAAAGAATCTCCCTGGCAGCGTCTGGCTGATATGCGGGAACGAGTGCCGAACATTCTCTTCCAGATGTTGATCCGTGCTTCGAGTGCGGTTGGATATACCAACTACCCGGACAACGTGGTCCGTGCATTTGTGAAAGAAGCTGCCGCCGCAGGCATCGATGTGTTCCGCGTGTTTGATGCGTTGAACTGGGTGCCCAACATGAAGGTGGCGATGGAAGAAGTGCAGAAGAGCGGCGCCATCTGTGAAGCCAGTATCTGTTACACCGGCGATATTCTGGATCCGTCCAAATCGAAATACGATCTGAAGTATTACGTGAAGATGGCCAAGGAACTGGAAAACATGGGTGCCCACATTCTGGCGATCAAAGATATGGCCGGTTTGTGTAAACCGTATGCAGCCGAACTGCTGGTTAAAACCTTGAAGCAGGAAATCGGTATTCCCATTCACTTCCATACCCACGACACGATTGGCGGACAGGCCGCTTCCATTCTGAAAGCCGCCGAGGCAGGACTGGATATCGCCGACGGTGCAGTGCCATCGATGTCCGGTGGAACATCACAGCCGAACCTGACCACAGTGATTGAATCACAGCGATTTGCAGAACACCAGCCGCAGGTCAACGTCGAACACCTCGACGAAATCTCCGAGTACTGGCGTGCCGTCCGTAACTTCTACACCGCCTTTGAAAGCCCCGTGCTACCAGCCGGTGCGAATCTCTACGACCATCAGATGCCCGGCGGTCAGTACACGAACCTGCTGCAGCAGGCACAATCGCTGGGTCTGGGTGACCGCTGGTCTGAAGTCTGTCATGTCTACGCGGAAGTCAACCAGCTTCTGGGCGATATCGTAAAGGTAACTCCTACCTCCAAAGCAGTCGGCGATATGGCACTGTTCCTCGTTGCCAACGATCTGACCTGTGATGATGTCGTTAACGGCGACCGTGATCTGGCATTCCCCGAATCAGTACTGGATCTCGTCAGTGGTCGCATGGGGCAGACCCCCGGAGGTTTCCCCGATGCCGTCCAGAAACGAATTCTGCGAGGAGAAGAACCTCTCACCGAACGTCCGGGCAGTATTTTAGCTCCTGCCGACTTTGAAGACGCTGCGAAGACAGTGCAGGAGATGATCAACCGCACGCCTACCGATCAGGAAGTCGTGTCTTACCTGCTGTATCCCAAAGTCTTCGAAGATTTCGCAGCACATCAGAAAGCGTACTACGATACCAGCGGCCTGCCGACCTACGCCTTCTTCAACGGACTGGAACCGGAAGAGGAAATCGCCGTCGACATCGCTCCCGGTAAAACCCTCATCATCAAGTTCCTGGCTGTTGGTAAGCCACAGACAGATGGTTGCAGAACGGTCTTCTTCGAGCTCAACGGTCAGCCGCGTGAAGTGGTGATCGTAGATAAATCGTTGAAACCGCAGAACGATACCCGTCGCAAAGCAGATCCATCTGATCAGAAGCAAATCGGTTCAGTGATGCCTGGTGTTGTGGTCTCATTGACCATCAAGGTCGGCAGTAAGGTCAAAGCCGGCGATCAGCTGCTGATGCTGGAAGCCATGAAGATGCAAACCAGCGTCATTTCTGAACAGGATGGGGTCGTCAAAGAGATTCTGATCGAGCCTGGGACTCAGGTGGAGTCGGGAGACCTGCTGATCGTCCTGGAATAA